The genomic DNA GGTGAACAGGAACAGGTTGAGCTTCACGTCGGCGTCCATGATCGAGCCCATGCCCGTCACCACGCAGGTGCCGGTCTTGGCGGTGAGGATCATCGCCTCTTCGATGTACTCGCCCTTCATATCGCCGACGGCGATGATGACCTTGTCCGCCATCAGACCCCACGTCGTCTCCATCACCGGCGCGACGGCCTCGGCCATCGACGGGTAGACGTGCGTGGCGCCGAACTTGATGGCCTGCTCGCGCTTCCACTCGTTCGGGTCGATCGCGATGACATGCTTGGCGCCCGAGATCACCGCACCCTGCAGGGCGCTCATGCCGATGCCGCCGACACCGACGACGACGACGGTCTCGCCGGGCTTGACGTCGGCGACGTTGGTGGCCGAGCCGAAGCCGGTGGGCACCGCGCAGCCCATGATGGCGGCGGTCTCGAAGGGGATGTCCTTGTCGATCTTGACGACCGAATCCTTGTGCACGGTCATGTACGGCGCGAAGGTGCCGAGCAGGTTCATCGGCGACACCTCACGACCACCGGCGGTGATGCGGTTGGTGCCGTCGGCGATGGCCTTGCCGCCGAGCAACACGGCGCCGCGGTCACAGAGCGAGCGGAAGCCCTTCAGACACGGCGGGCATTCACCACAGGCCGGGATGAAGGCGAGGATGACGTGGTCACCCTCTTCGATGCCGGTGACGTTCTTGCCGACCTTGGTGACGATGCCGGCGCCCTCGTGGCCGCCGAGCGCGGGCAGCGCCATCGGAGTGGCACCGGTGGTCAAGTGGTAGTCGGAATGGCACATGCCCGCGGCGTGCATCCGGATCTGTACTTCGTCGGCGACAGGGTCACCGAGGTCGATCTCGTCGACCTTGAATGGCGAGTTGAGTTCCCACAGCAGGGCGCCTTTGGTCTTCATGAGAGGCGATAATAGAACAGGTTGCAGTACCACTGGGTAACCGGTATCTGACCTGCGGCTATTAAAGCTTGATTTCGTTGTCGAGTGGCTGAGTGTGACACGTGTCAGCGCTGACGCGTGGCCCAACTGGCCACCTCGACGATGAGAAGCGCAATCGCGGCGGGTCTACCTCGACATGACCCACATCAGCGCAAGCATCGTCCCCAACCTCTGGTTCGACCGGGAGGCCGAGCAGGCCGCGCAGCACTACATCGCCGCATTCGGCGGCAACGGCCGCGTCGTCAACACCATCGCCTCGCATCCGGATTCGCCGTCTCCGCAGGATGTGCCGGTGGTGGTCGAGTTCGAGCTCTCCGGGCAGCGCTTCGTCGGCATCAACGGTGGCCCGCACTTCCACTTCACCGAGGCCGTCTCCCTGGAAGTACGCGTCACCGGCCAGGAGCAGCTCGATCAGATCTGGGCGGCACTCGTCGAGGGCGGCGAGGAATTGCCCTGCGGCTGGCTCAAGGACAAGTACGGGCTGGCCTGGCAGATCACCCCGGCCGAGTACTTCGACCTGCTGGCCAAGGGTGATGACGCTGCCAACGGCCGGTTGATGTCGGCGGTGCTGAAGACCGTCGGCAAGTTCAACATCGCCGAGCTGCAGGCGGCCTACCGAGGCGCCTGATGTGGGCGCCGCGTGGCATAACTGGCCACTTGTGCCACTGCTCAGAGCTCTGACGGCAGCCCGAACTTCTCGAACAGCGAGGGCTCCATGAACGCCACCACATGCGAGATGCCGTCCTGGCCGACGTCGAGGACATGCAGCTGAAAGGCAGCGTGCCGGCCCGTCTCGTGATTCAGCAGGTACATCGCCGCCGCGGGCTGGCCATTGGCGCTCGTCGCGATGAACCGCATGTCCCCGGCCTTCTCGGCCGGGCACTTGTAGCGGGACAGGTCGCCGATGGCCTGTGGCCCCTGATACCAGGTATCGAACGGCGGCATCTCCCAGATGGCCTCGGCGGTGAACAGCTCGACGAGCTTGTCGATGTCGTAGGCCTCGAAGGCAGCCATGTAATTGCGCAGCAGGTTCTGTGCGTGCGTGGAATCCGGCGGGTCGATCGCATCGTCCTGGCTGGGGCCCACCGCGTCGAGCTGGGCTCGGGCACGCTGTAGCAGGCTGTTGACCGCCGCTGTCGATGTTCCGATGGCGCCGGCAACCTCGGCGGCCTTCCACTGCAGCACCTCGCGCATCACCAGCACCGCGCGCTGGCGGGCTGACAGATGCTGCAGTGCCGCGACGAACGCCAGCCGCACCGAATCGCGGGTCCCCACGATCGTGCCGGGATCCGCCGGGTCGTCGGTGGAATCGGGGAGCGGCTGCAACCACGGGATCTCGTGGTGCTCGGAAATCTCGTCGGTGGGCGACGAACTCGGATTCCCCAGGCCCGACGGCAGCGGACGGCGTTGCCTGCCCTCCAACGCTGTCAGGCAGGTATTGGTGGCGATGCGATACAACCAGGTGCGCACCGAGGACTTGCCCTCGAAACCCCCGTAGGCCTTCCAGGCGCGCAGGTAGGTTTCCTGCACCAGATCCTCGGCATCGTGCAACGAGCCGGTCATCCGATAGCAGTGGGCCAGCAGCTCACGGCGGTAGCGCTGGGCATCGGCCAGGAATGCATCGGCGGGACTGTCGTCATCGAGGCGGTGAGCGAGGACCGTCACATTCGCGAGCTTACGCAGCACCCCCGACAACTACGACCGGAAATTGTCCGACCAGTGCGGCTACGCTCGCCAGGGTGACCAGCACCCGCAGTGAGCAGACCTTTGACGGCGTCGGCGGGGTCCGCATCGTCTATGACGTATGGACGCCCGACACCGCACCGCGCGGCGTCGTCGTCCTCTCCCACGGCCTGGGTGAGCATGCCGGCCGTTACCACCACGTCGCGCAGCGGTTCGGGGACGCCGGGCTGGTGGTCTACGCCCTGGACCATCGCGGTCACGGCCGTTCCGGCGGCAAGCGGGTGTACCTGCGCGACATGTCCGAGTACGTGGGCGACTTCCACACACTGGTCGGTATCGCCTCCGCCGAGTACCCGCGGCTCCCACGCCTCGTGCTGGGGCACAGCATGGGCGGCGGCATCGTGTTCAGCTACGGCGTCGAATATCCCGACGAATACACCGCGATGGTGCTGTCCGGGCCCGCGGTGGCCGCACAGGCATCGGTGTCGTCGGTACTGGCGGTCGTGGCCAAGGCACTCGGCAAGATCGCGCCCGGGCTGCCGGTGGAGAACCTCGACGCCAACGCGGTGTCCCGCGACCCCGAGGTGGTGGCGGCCTACAAGGCCGATCCGCTGGTGTGGCACGGCAAGGTCCCGGCGGGCATTGCCCGGGCGCTGATCATCGTGGGGGAGACCATGCCGCAGCGGGCCTCGGCCCTGACCGCGCCGCTGCTGGTGGTGCACGGTGAGAAGGACAGCCTGGTGTCCGTCGAGGGCAGCCACCGCCTTGTCGAATGTGTGGCCTCGGAGGATGTGCACCTCAAGGTGTACCCGGGTCTGTTCCACGAGGTGTTCAACGAGCCCGAGAAGGGGCTGGTCCTCGACGACGTGACGGCCTGGATCGAGACGCACCTGTGAGAAAGCTTGTGGTGGCACTGCTTTCGGTGTTGCTGGTCGCGGGTTGCGGTGCGAAGGAGTCGGGGGATCAGCAGCCGACGTGGACTGACACCGACGTCACCTTCGACGCCGATGGACTCACCACCCACGGGACGTACCGGCACGCGGACACGAAGGGCCCGGCAGCGCTGCTGATCTCCGAAAGCGGACCCACCGACCGCAACGGCGACAATAAGGTCGTCGGGCCGATAGGTAACATGCGCCAGCTCGCAGAAACATTGTCGGACAAGGGCGTCGCCACCCTGCGGTACGACAAGATCGGCACCGGCGCCACCAAGCTCGGCCCGTACGAGAAGAAACCCACCGAGGTGGTCAGCGGTGTCTACACCTCCGGCGCGGCCGCCGCGCTGCGCTTCCTGGCCTCACAGCCCGACACCGACGCGGCCAAGCTGTCGATCTACGCGGTGGGCGAGGGCGCCATCCACGCCATGACCCTCGGCGGTGCCGCTGATCCGAAGGTCCACTCGTTGGCTCTGTTTCAACCGCTGTCCGGCCGCTACCTGGACATCATCACCAACCGGGTGCGCGCCGGCGCCACCCCCGAGGTGCTGACCGCCTGGCTGGCCGCTGTGGACGAGATCCGCACCAAAGGAACCGTGCCCGCCGATCTCCCCGAGGGCCTGAGCGCGATCGTCAACAAGGACAACCTCAACGCCATCGTCGAAGCCGACAAGATCGACCCGCTGCAGCTGGCCGCCGCGCTGCCCGACGGCATGCCGGTGCTGCTCACCTGCTCGGACTCCGACGCCCAGGCCGGCTGCGAGACCGAGCGTCCGCTGATCGGCGCGCTCAAGCACACCGCGCTCACGGTGGTCGAGCTCAAGGGCGTCAATCACGTGCTGCGTGACGATCCCACCGACAGCATCGCCAACTACGGCAAGCCCGGAGCATTGTCACCCCAGGTGGTGCAGGCAATCACAAAGTTTGTCGGGGCCGATGGCTAGGTTTGTCGCGTGACCGACGACAAGATGCTGGCGCGTATCGCCGCACTGCTGCGTCAGGCGGAGGGGACCGACAACCTCCACGAGGCCGAGGCGTTCATGGCCGCCGCACAGCGGCTGGCCACGGCCACCTCGATCGACCTGGCCCTGGCCCGCGCGCATTCGGCCGAGCGCACCAAGGCGCAGATGCCTGTGCAACGCACCATCACCGTCGGTGCGGCCGGAACCAAGGGGTTGCGCACCTATGTGCAACTGTTCGTGGTCATCGGGATGGCCAACGACGTGAAATGTGATGTGGCGTCCAACTCGACCTTCGTCTACGCCTACGGGTTCGCCGAGGACATCGACGCCACCCACGCCCTGTACACCAGCCTGCTGCTGCAGATGGTCAAAGCGTCGGAGGGCTACATCGCCTCGGGCGCGCATCGCCCGACCTCGACGATCACCGCCCGGCTCAACTTCCAGTTGGCCTTCGGCGCCCGTATCGGCGAGCGCCTGACCCAGGCCCGCGAGGAAGCCCAACGTGAGGCCGACGCGGCCGACCGCCCTGGCACTGCTATCGCATTGCGGGACAAGGATATCGAGCTACGCAGCTTCTACCGCGAGGCATCGCAGGCCCGCGGGACCTGGCGGGCGACGAGTGCGTCAGCCGGGTACTCGTCGGCCGCCCGCCGGGCCGGGGACCGCGCCGGTCGCCACGCCCGTCTGGGGGCGAGTCAGGAAATCTCCGGCGCCCGCGGCGCGCTGGAGAAGTGAGCACACGCGACAGCCAGCGGGCCCGCGTCTATGCCGCGGAGCAGTTCGTGCGGACGATGTTCGACCGTGCGGCACAACACAGTTCGCGCGCCATCGACTTCTTCGGCACGTCGCTCACCCTGCCGCCGGAGGCGAAGTTCGGATCCGTCGATTCGGTACAGCGCTACGTCGACGACGTCGTCGACCGCATCGGTGCACAACCGCTGACCGTCCGTGCCCGGCGGGGAGCCACCGCGGCGCATTACGAGCTGATCGACGGCAAGGCCGTCATCGCCGTCCCCGAACGCGACACCTGGGCGCTGCGAGAGCTGGTGGTACTGCATGAACTTGCCCATCACCTGAGCCATGCGGCCCCGCCGCATGGACCGGACTTCGTCGCAACCCATATCGACCTGTGCACGGCGGTCATGGGGCCGGAGGTCGGGCTGGTGCTGCGGATGGTGTATGCCAAAGAAGGCGTGGTCTGAATCTGCGGCTAGCCTGGCGCTCATGACCGAACCCCGCGATGTCGACCTCATGTTCAACGAGGTGCTGTGCACCGAGGACGAGGCGCTGGCCGCGGCGCGCCAATCCGCGCAGGACAACGACATGCCCGCAATCGAGGTCTCGGCTCAACACGGCAAGCTGTTGTCGCTGCTGGCCACGATCTCCGGAGCGCGACGGGTGCTCGAGATCGGCACACTCGCCGGCTACAGCACCATCAACCTGGCCCGCGGCGCCGGACCGGACGGCGGCGTCGTCACGCTCGAGTACGAGCCCCGTCACGCCGAGGTGGCACAGGCCAATCTGGTGCGGGCCGGCGTCGCCGATCGCGTCGAGGTGATCGTCGGTGCCGCGCTCGACACGCTGCCCCGGCTGGCCGAGCGCGGTGACGTGTTCGACCTCGCCTTCATCGACGCCGACAAGGAGAACAACGTCGGGTACGTCGAGTGGGCAATCAAACTGGGCCGACCGGGCTCGATCATCGTGGTGGACAACGTCACCCGGATGGGCCGGGTGCTGGCGCCGGCCGCGGACGACGCACAGGCGCGCGGCGTGCGCGAGATGCTCGAGATGATGGGTAACCATCCGCGGCTCGACGTCGCCGCGATACAGACCGTGGGCGCCAAGGGCTGGGATGGCTTCGCCGTCGCGCTCGTCAGGTAAACCGCGAAATCGTCGTTCTCAAACGCGACGAGCGTGCGCAATCTGCTGGTGTTTGTCGGTGTGTCGACCAGCAGACGCGCACGCTCGCGGAAATCAGGCCAGGGAGTCCTGCGGCTCGCGCTGGATCGGCTTCGGCCACGGCTCGGGCTTGGGCCGCTGACGCACCATCTGCGGCCACCAGAACCACTTGCCCATCAGTGCCGCGATCGACGGGGTCATGAACGAGCGGATGACCAGGGTGTCGAACAGCAGACCCAGACCGATCGTGGTGCCCACCTGACCGATCACGGCCAGCTCGCTGACCGCCATCGACATCATGGTGAATGCGAACACCAGGCCCGCCGAGGTGACCACCGACCCGGTGCCGCCCATGGCGCGGATGATGCCGGTGTTCAGCCCGGCATGTATCTCCTCTTTGAACCGGGACACCAGCAGCAGGTTGTAGTCCGCACCCACGGCCAACAGGATGATCACCGACATGGCCAGCACCATCCAGTGCAGCTCCAGCCCGATCAGGTGCTGCCAGATGAGCACCGACAGGCCGAATGATGCGCCGAGGGACAGCACCACGGTGCCGACGATGACCGCGGCAGCGACCATGCTTCGGGTGAGGATCAGCATGATGATGAAAATCAGGCACAGCGAGGCGATTCCGGCGATCAGCAGGTCGTAGTTGGCGCCTTCCTGCATGTCCTTGAACATGGCTGCGGTGCCGCCGAGGTAGATCTTGGAACCCTCCAGCGGGGTGCCCTTGATGGCTTCCTTGGCGGCCAGCTTGATGGGCTCGACGTGAGCGACCCCTTCGGGGCTCATCGGATCGCCCTCATGGCTGATGATGAACCGCACTGCGTGCCCGTCGGGGGACAGAAACATCTTCATGCCGCGCTTGAAGTCCGGATTCTCGAAGGCTTCCGGCGGCAGATAGAACGAGTCGTCGTTCTTGGCGGCGTCGAAGGCCTGACCCATGGCGGTCGAATTGTCCGACGCGGCGGCCTGCTGATCCTGCATGCCGGCGTTGGTGGCCTGCATGGTCAGCATCATGGTCTTCATCGTCTGCATGGTCGTGATCATCGGCTGCATGTTCGCGATCATCACCGGGATCAACGCATTCATCTTGTCCATGTCAGGGACGATCTGCTCGAAATCCGCTGTCATGGTGTCGATGCCGTCAAGGGTGTCGAACACCGACCGGATCGACCAGCACATTGGGATGTTGTAGCAGTGCGGTTCCCAGTACAGGTAGTTGCGGATCGGCCGGAAGAAATCGTCGAAATCCGAGATGTGGTCGCGCAATTCCTTGATGTCGTCGACCATTCCGTGCATCTTGCCGACCATGCTGCCCATGACGTCGCGCATCTGTTCCATGAGCGCGATCATCTTGGTCATCGTGTCGATGGTGACCTGCATGTCGTCGGCCTGCTTGAGCATGTCCTTCATGCGGTCCTGCATGTACTTCTGATTCATGGTCTGGGTCGTGCCCTGCATGCTGATGTTGAACGGGATCGAGGTGTGCTCGATCGGCGATCCCTGCGGGCGCGTGATGGCCTGAACCCGGGAGACACCCGGCACACCGACGATGCGTTTGGCGATCCGCTCGATCACCAGGAAGTCCGCCGAGTTGCGCAGATCGTGATCGCTTTCGATGAGCAGCAACTCGGGGTTCATCCGGGCCGGCGAGAAATGCCGGTCGGCAGCGGCGTACCCGGTGTTGGCCGGCAGATCCGCCGGGAGGTACTTGCGGTCGTTGTAGTTGGTCTTGTACCCGGGCAGGGTCAACAGGCCGACCAGCGAGATGGCGATGGTGGCGATCAGGATCGGCCCCGGCCAGCGGACCACGGCGGCACCGATCTTGCGCCAGCCGCGGGTGCGCATCGCCCGCTTGGGTTCCAGTGTCTTGCCGAACTTGGTGGCCACGGAGATGATCGCCGAGCCCAGGGACAGCGCGACGAGCACCACCATGACCATGCCGATGGCCAGGGGGATACCCAGTGACTGGAAGTACGGCAGGCGGGTGAAGTGCAGGCAGAACGTGGCGCCGGCGATGGTCAGGCCCGAACCCAGGATGACGTGGGCGGTGCCGTGGAACATCGTGTAGTAGGCCTGCTCCCGGTCTTCACCGACACTTCTGGCCTCTTGATATCGGCCTATCAGGAAGATCGCGTAGTCCGTGGACGCCGCGATGGCCAGCATCACCAACAGGTTCGTGGCGAATGTCGAGAGGCCGATGATGTTGTAGTAGCCCAGGAAGGCGACCAGACCGCGGGCGGCCGACAGTGACAACATCACCATGAACAGGGTGAGGAGCACGGTCACGACGGAGCGGTAGACCGACAGCAGCATGATGATGATGACCACGAAGGTCAGGGCGGTGATCATCTCGAGGCTGCGGTTACCGGCGATCTCCTGATCGGCCGCCATCGCCGCCGGGCCGGTCACGTAGGCCTTGAGGCCGGGCGGCGCCGTGACGCTCTGGACGATGTGTTCGGTGGCTTCCACCGATTCGTTGGCCAGCGCCTCGCCCTGGTTACCGGCGGTGTAAACCTGCACGTAGGCCGACAGGCCGTCGGAGCTCTGGGCGCCGGACGCGGTCAGCGGGTCGCCCCAGAAATCCTGGACGTGCTCGATGTGTTTCTTGTCGGCCTCGAGCTTGGCGACGATCTCGTCGTAGTACTTGTGCGCGTCGTCGCCCAGCGGCTTGTCGCTTTCCAGCACGACCATGACCGAGCTGTTGGACTTGAACTCCTGGAACACCTCGCCGACCCGCTTCATGGCGATCATCGACGGCGCGTCGTCCGGCGTCATCGACACCGAGCGCATCTTCCCGACCTCTTCGAGCTGGGGAACGATCACGTTGAGGACAGCAATGACGGCGATCCAGCCGAGGATGATCGGGATGGCCAGCCGTCGGATCCACTTGGCGAGCCCGCCATGCTCGGCGGGCTGGGCGTGCTGTGGACCGCTGACCGGGATCGAGTCGGTCGGGGTGTCGTAATTGCTCATGCAGATTTCACCAAGCAGAAGGTCTGGGCGTTCACGCCGTTGGAAGTTCTCTCGTCCTTGAGCTCGTCATCGACGGTGATGCGGCAGCTGATCGTGTCGCCGTTGCCCTGCGCGACGATGTTGGGGAACACCGATGGTGCGGTGGATTCCAGGCGCAGCGTCCAGGGCAGGGTGACCCCGTCGATGCGCTGGGGCTGGGCGTCGAGATCGAGGTAGTTCACGTCTGCCGTCGCACCGGGCACGCCGTAGATCTCGTAGACCACGACTTTGGGGTCGAAGGGCTTGGTGTCATCGACCTTCGCGCTGGAGATGCCGGAGCCGTCGCCTGCGCCGAAGAACGTGCGCACCCGCATCACCGTGAACCCGCCGACCAACACCACCACGATGATGATCAACGGAATCCAGAACCGTCGCAACAGCTTCATATTCGCTGGTCGGCCTTTCGGAGGTCAGGTACGCAGTCACGTACTGGTTAGCTGCGAAGCTCCATTGCCATTTGGTGAGCAAAGGGTAGTACGCCTTCCACGCTCCACAGGGTGCTCCGGTCGGCGTCGAATCCCGCCCGGGACAGTGCGGCGGGCAAGTTGCCGCTGATGTCGGCGGGGACGCCGCGCACGGCGGTCGTGGATGCGGTGCCGGCCAAGGCGTCGGGACGGTCGAGACGGTCTGCCGGCTGTGACACGCACGTATTTGGCATCAACACTCCTCCCCCGCAGGACTCCTTGCCGGATGTAAAGTGAAACTTATACAGTCGGCTAACTTCAATCAAGTTAGTTTGGCTATTGACGCTGTGATCTGGGCCGCGTTCGGTACGCTCAGCGCGACGAAGGGACGGGTGTGGCGAAGGCTGTTGCGCCGCGTGGCTTTGCCCGCGAGCGGGTGCTGGAGGCGGCGCTGAGCCTGTTCGCAGAGCACGGCGTCAACGGTACGTCGCTGCAGATGATCGCCGACCGCCTCGGCGTCAGCAAGGCGGCGGTCTACTACCAGTTCCATTCCAAGGACGAGATCGCGCTGGCCGTCATCCAGCCCGTCTTCGACGACATGATCCGACTGGTCCGCATCGCCGAGGCGATGTCCACTCCCGAGGCCCGGCGCGAGGCCGCGGTCAGCGGCATGGTCGAGATGGCCGTACGGCACCGGCGGGTCACCGCGGTGTTCCACGGCGACCCCGTCATCGATGGCCTGGTGCACAGCCGGGAAGACCTTCAGGACACGATCGAACGGCTCACCGGGATCCTGCTCGGGCCCGAGCCCGACGCCGCCGGCCGAATCTGCATGTCGGTGCTCGCCTCGGGTGTCTACGGCAGCGCCACCGATCCCGCGCTGAGCGACGTCTCGGACGACGAGTTGCACCGGGTGTTGCTGGACTGCGCGCAACGGTTGTTGCCAGTACCGGCGACACCCGTCGTCTCCGGCTGACCCCACCTAACCCCGCAGTGCCGACGCGAAGATCGCGGGCAGCTTGCCCCAGCCCGGCGCCGCGGCGAAGTCCACCAGCAGCCGGCCCGTCGTCGCCGCGGTGCGGTTGTTGACGAACCACGGCGGCTTCGGCGACAGCGACCACTCGCCGCCGAAGACCGAACGCGGCGCGGGCCGGAACGGGCCGCGGACCACTGTGCGTTCCGGTCGGTCGAGCAGAAAAGCGTTGTGCACCACGCCGGTTCCGCTCTGGATGTCGTTGCGCTTGTGTCCGGGAAAGGCTCCCCAGGTGGCCGTCGGCGTCAGGTAGCCGACGCCGGTCCAGGCGTTGATCGCGATGGTGCCGTAGCGCAACTGCTCGACGAGGTGGTCGAACTTGTCGCGGAGGCTCGCGAGGGTGTTCGGGTGGGCGATGATGTTGACCCCGAGGGTGCCGACGAACTCGTCGTTGACGACGCGCACGGCCTCGCTGAAGAATCGTTCACCGGAACTGTCGTCTTCTGTGTCGAGCTCGATCACGCCGAGCACCGGACCGAAGTATTCGGTGCGCAACAGCGCTTCGCGGTCCGCCGGATCGACCACCAGGACCCGGGCGCCGCCGGAGCCCAGGTGCTGCGCGTCCGGATACGACGTGTCCGCGCTCGCGACCCTGACGTCGGAACCGGGGTAGTAGGCGGCCCGCGCCGGAGCGTCGTTGACGGCCTTGCGGATGGCGGCGATGAACTCGTCGCGCTGCGCCCATCGCTTGGGCAGCACCACCACCTGCGCGGCGACGCAGTTGTAGCCATTGTTGTGCAGGCGTTGCGTGGCAACGTGATTGGCCTGGAACTCGATGTCGGCCTTGCTCCAGGTGCCGGGCAGCACGATTGTCGGAGACACCCCGCCGAGCTCGGCGGTCATCTCCTTGCCGAGCACCGGCTCGTCGGCGGCCTTGCGTCGGGTGCCCTCTTCTCCGGTACCGAACACGATGGCGTCGTGGGTCAGGGCGCTACCAGTCATGTGCACATGGTCGACGAGCTTGTGTCGCACCAGATATGTGCCGGCCTCGGCGTCGCCGGTCAGGATGCGCACCGCGCCGACGGCGATGAACGGAGCCAACACCTTGGTCAGCACGGGCAGCAGCGGATCGGTGATCGGGTTGAGCTTGAGGGCCACCACCCGGTTGTTGGCGAACAGCTCGTAAATGGTGTCCAGCGGCGCGATCGAGAAGATGTTGCCCGCGCCCAGCACTGCGCCCACGCCGTTGGTGCGGGACGGGTCGTGTTGGGCCAGGCCGGCCGCCCGGATTGCCTCGGCTTTCTCGATTCCGGGCTGCAGCCACACCTCGGCACTGAACCCGGACAACAGCAGCTGATCGAAGGTATTGAGCGGCAAGGCCTTTACCGTCGTGCGGCCGCCCGGGGCGTAACCGAACTTGGCGCCGTCGAGCGGGCTACGGCCCGTTTCGAGCTTGGCCAGGCTCTCCGACAGCGCGCCGAGGGCGGCCGCCAGTGAGTACGGGCCGGACATCCATTCCTCGCCGACCAGCGGCGAGGACGGGTCGAGTTGTTTGATCCCGACGGCGGCGTCCACCCATTCGGCGGCGTGACGCGCGGTCAGTGCGCGCACCTCGTCGAGTAGTCCGCGTCGGGCCGCCAATGACAGGGAAGCCCAGGTCTTTTCACCTTCGACGAGTTCCTCGAGGGCCTCGTCGATCTGCGTTTCGGTCATCTCAGCTCGCGCTCTTGTCGAATCGGACCAATGCGTCGTGATGGCAGCGTACTGCTCGAACCGAGTGGTCCGGTCCCGTTTGGCCGGGGCTTCGGCCGAGGCGTAGGTGGTCGACGATGGGTGCCGCGTTCGGTGGCGCCTGAGGGCTATGGGATGAGCCGCGCACGCAGGAAGTCCAGCACCTGGTGCAGCGCAACGTAGGTTGGTTCGCCGGGCTGGT from Mycobacterium sp. DL440 includes the following:
- a CDS encoding NDMA-dependent alcohol dehydrogenase — protein: MKTKGALLWELNSPFKVDEIDLGDPVADEVQIRMHAAGMCHSDYHLTTGATPMALPALGGHEGAGIVTKVGKNVTGIEEGDHVILAFIPACGECPPCLKGFRSLCDRGAVLLGGKAIADGTNRITAGGREVSPMNLLGTFAPYMTVHKDSVVKIDKDIPFETAAIMGCAVPTGFGSATNVADVKPGETVVVVGVGGIGMSALQGAVISGAKHVIAIDPNEWKREQAIKFGATHVYPSMAEAVAPVMETTWGLMADKVIIAVGDMKGEYIEEAMILTAKTGTCVVTGMGSIMDADVKLNLFLFTMLQKTLKGNIFGGGNSHVETPRLTALYKSGLLNIDDMITRTYKLEDINQGYQDMLDGNNIRGVIKFDESDW
- a CDS encoding VOC family protein produces the protein MTHISASIVPNLWFDREAEQAAQHYIAAFGGNGRVVNTIASHPDSPSPQDVPVVVEFELSGQRFVGINGGPHFHFTEAVSLEVRVTGQEQLDQIWAALVEGGEELPCGWLKDKYGLAWQITPAEYFDLLAKGDDAANGRLMSAVLKTVGKFNIAELQAAYRGA
- a CDS encoding sigma-70 family RNA polymerase sigma factor, encoding MSGVLRKLANVTVLAHRLDDDSPADAFLADAQRYRRELLAHCYRMTGSLHDAEDLVQETYLRAWKAYGGFEGKSSVRTWLYRIATNTCLTALEGRQRRPLPSGLGNPSSSPTDEISEHHEIPWLQPLPDSTDDPADPGTIVGTRDSVRLAFVAALQHLSARQRAVLVMREVLQWKAAEVAGAIGTSTAAVNSLLQRARAQLDAVGPSQDDAIDPPDSTHAQNLLRNYMAAFEAYDIDKLVELFTAEAIWEMPPFDTWYQGPQAIGDLSRYKCPAEKAGDMRFIATSANGQPAAAMYLLNHETGRHAAFQLHVLDVGQDGISHVVAFMEPSLFEKFGLPSEL
- a CDS encoding alpha/beta hydrolase, producing the protein MTSTRSEQTFDGVGGVRIVYDVWTPDTAPRGVVVLSHGLGEHAGRYHHVAQRFGDAGLVVYALDHRGHGRSGGKRVYLRDMSEYVGDFHTLVGIASAEYPRLPRLVLGHSMGGGIVFSYGVEYPDEYTAMVLSGPAVAAQASVSSVLAVVAKALGKIAPGLPVENLDANAVSRDPEVVAAYKADPLVWHGKVPAGIARALIIVGETMPQRASALTAPLLVVHGEKDSLVSVEGSHRLVECVASEDVHLKVYPGLFHEVFNEPEKGLVLDDVTAWIETHL
- a CDS encoding DUF2786 domain-containing protein, translating into MTDDKMLARIAALLRQAEGTDNLHEAEAFMAAAQRLATATSIDLALARAHSAERTKAQMPVQRTITVGAAGTKGLRTYVQLFVVIGMANDVKCDVASNSTFVYAYGFAEDIDATHALYTSLLLQMVKASEGYIASGAHRPTSTITARLNFQLAFGARIGERLTQAREEAQREADAADRPGTAIALRDKDIELRSFYREASQARGTWRATSASAGYSSAARRAGDRAGRHARLGASQEISGARGALEK
- a CDS encoding TIGR04338 family metallohydrolase, producing the protein MSTRDSQRARVYAAEQFVRTMFDRAAQHSSRAIDFFGTSLTLPPEAKFGSVDSVQRYVDDVVDRIGAQPLTVRARRGATAAHYELIDGKAVIAVPERDTWALRELVVLHELAHHLSHAAPPHGPDFVATHIDLCTAVMGPEVGLVLRMVYAKEGVV
- a CDS encoding O-methyltransferase gives rise to the protein MTEPRDVDLMFNEVLCTEDEALAAARQSAQDNDMPAIEVSAQHGKLLSLLATISGARRVLEIGTLAGYSTINLARGAGPDGGVVTLEYEPRHAEVAQANLVRAGVADRVEVIVGAALDTLPRLAERGDVFDLAFIDADKENNVGYVEWAIKLGRPGSIIVVDNVTRMGRVLAPAADDAQARGVREMLEMMGNHPRLDVAAIQTVGAKGWDGFAVALVR
- a CDS encoding RND family transporter; amino-acid sequence: MSNYDTPTDSIPVSGPQHAQPAEHGGLAKWIRRLAIPIILGWIAVIAVLNVIVPQLEEVGKMRSVSMTPDDAPSMIAMKRVGEVFQEFKSNSSVMVVLESDKPLGDDAHKYYDEIVAKLEADKKHIEHVQDFWGDPLTASGAQSSDGLSAYVQVYTAGNQGEALANESVEATEHIVQSVTAPPGLKAYVTGPAAMAADQEIAGNRSLEMITALTFVVIIIMLLSVYRSVVTVLLTLFMVMLSLSAARGLVAFLGYYNIIGLSTFATNLLVMLAIAASTDYAIFLIGRYQEARSVGEDREQAYYTMFHGTAHVILGSGLTIAGATFCLHFTRLPYFQSLGIPLAIGMVMVVLVALSLGSAIISVATKFGKTLEPKRAMRTRGWRKIGAAVVRWPGPILIATIAISLVGLLTLPGYKTNYNDRKYLPADLPANTGYAAADRHFSPARMNPELLLIESDHDLRNSADFLVIERIAKRIVGVPGVSRVQAITRPQGSPIEHTSIPFNISMQGTTQTMNQKYMQDRMKDMLKQADDMQVTIDTMTKMIALMEQMRDVMGSMVGKMHGMVDDIKELRDHISDFDDFFRPIRNYLYWEPHCYNIPMCWSIRSVFDTLDGIDTMTADFEQIVPDMDKMNALIPVMIANMQPMITTMQTMKTMMLTMQATNAGMQDQQAAASDNSTAMGQAFDAAKNDDSFYLPPEAFENPDFKRGMKMFLSPDGHAVRFIISHEGDPMSPEGVAHVEPIKLAAKEAIKGTPLEGSKIYLGGTAAMFKDMQEGANYDLLIAGIASLCLIFIIMLILTRSMVAAAVIVGTVVLSLGASFGLSVLIWQHLIGLELHWMVLAMSVIILLAVGADYNLLLVSRFKEEIHAGLNTGIIRAMGGTGSVVTSAGLVFAFTMMSMAVSELAVIGQVGTTIGLGLLFDTLVIRSFMTPSIAALMGKWFWWPQMVRQRPKPEPWPKPIQREPQDSLA